In Blastocatellia bacterium, the sequence CGGCATCGAAGCTGAAGTTCATCATCAGAAGCGCGCGCGACTGAGAGGTGAAAGGGTAATAGCGTTGATAGTAGAGACACAGATTTAGGAAGCCGTGGCCGGTAATCATCGTGGCCTTCGGTTTTCCGGTCGAGCCGGAGGTATAGAGCAGCCCCATCAGGTTGTCAGGCGATGTAGGCGATGCGACCAGGGAAAGGTTATGTTCGGATTCGGCGGCGAGTTCGTCTTCCGCGTCATCGAGGCGGATGAGAGTTCCCGCGAAGCCGGGCAACTGCCCTGCCAACGCACTGTGCGTCAGAAGTATTGATGCCCTGGCCTCGTCAATCATAAACAGCAGGCGATCTCGGGGCATTCGCGGGTCGAGGGGCACGTAAGCCCCGCCTGCCTTGATGATGCCCAGCAGACCGATGACCATCTCGGGTGAGCGCTCCACGAGTATGCCCACGCACTGCTCTGGCCGGACCCCAAGCCTGTGCAGCCTGTGCGCCACTCGATTCGCCCGTGTGTTCAGTTCAGCATAGGTCAACTGCTGGGATTCAAAGACTAACGCCACCGCGTCGGCCGTCCGGGCGACCTGCTCCTCAAATAGCCTGTGGATGGATCGAGGGGCGGTCGTGGGATTATTCCACTCGAGCAGAAGCTCGCGTGATACCCCCGGCTCGCGCGCGAGTGAATCAATTAATTCGGCGGAGGGATTCAGTCGTGCGTCTTGCATAAGTGGTGTCTCGAAACGCTGAAGTCGCGGCCCCCGCGAGCATGTGGCCTGCGCGCGTGCCTACCGCAATGTATTCCTGTGCGGCAAGGTACGGAGCGGCTCTCCGCGAAAAACGCGCTCGCAGGGCCTTTACGCACCCAAAGCCGACATCAGGCGATCTAGATATCTCTGTGAGGTGTTAAGCCGGTAGAACGCGCCGCGAGTGATCTCGACAACGGCTTCAGGGTCGCTCGCAATGGCCGGCTTGATGACGTTACTGAACCAGTTGTCGGCGTGAGCCCTGTCAATCATCACGTGCGCTTCGTAGTATTCGGCGTCTCCCAAGTTCAGCATGTTCCGCTCCCACGCGGTGATGACATCCCTAAAACGTTGGGGCGCGAGATACTCGGTGACGGCGAAATAGCCGATGGCCTGGTAGAAATACTGACGGCGCAAGGAGAGCATCAGCGACAAATTTCCGCACGCCAGAGCCTCCGTCGTGAGCGACCCATTCACATTCGCTTCGATGTCGAATTTCCTCAGAATGCGCGTAAACATTGCGGTATGCATTTTCGCCTGTATGCCCTGACCCATCTCGTCCCAATAGTTCGAACCGATCTCCAGTTTGATTCCCTCCTCTGTCCCTATTTGCACCATCGCCAGGAAGTCATCGAAGCGGGCGTCGATGGTGGTCTCCTGGACGATGAAAGTGCGTAGTCCATCAATGCCGGCTCGTTCGCGTAAGTATTTCTCGTAAAGCGGATGA encodes:
- a CDS encoding iron-containing redox enzyme family protein — encoded protein: MAMSTQATTKSFVSTLEELILLDGEVIDRLFEEERKRSALISEVIELCESAFKENRPDALFAAHQALYKIYSLYLHIPRPGAPTAESSATILNLRNIIERHFLEYEDQRIPSSVWYEVPREYDAYKKWMLEKVRQHPSYHHPLYEKYLRERAGIDGLRTFIVQETTIDARFDDFLAMVQIGTEEGIKLEIGSNYWDEMGQGIQAKMHTAMFTRILRKFDIEANVNGSLTTEALACGNLSLMLSLRRQYFYQAIGYFAVTEYLAPQRFRDVITAWERNMLNLGDAEYYEAHVMIDRAHADNWFSNVIKPAIASDPEAVVEITRGAFYRLNTSQRYLDRLMSALGA